In a genomic window of Nocardia fluminea:
- a CDS encoding transglycosylase family protein, which yields MSGRHRKPTSTGRTAAKVAVTGAIFGTAAAALAGNASAAPDSDWDRLAQCEAGGNWGINTGNGYQGGLQFSPSTWNAHGGGEYAASANQATREQQIVVAEKVLASQGWGAWPSCSSRLGLSSGPSERVAPSAPSWAPQVNVPQVQDPSQEVFSAVDRALTVVQQQGIAVPQQALDFVNAAKGSQLDPAVIDFFQANKGLLPS from the coding sequence ATGAGTGGACGCCACCGCAAGCCGACTTCCACCGGGCGCACCGCTGCCAAGGTCGCCGTCACCGGCGCGATCTTCGGCACCGCAGCCGCAGCCCTCGCAGGAAACGCCAGCGCGGCCCCCGACTCCGACTGGGATCGCCTCGCACAGTGTGAAGCCGGCGGCAACTGGGGCATCAACACCGGCAACGGCTACCAGGGCGGGCTGCAGTTCTCGCCGTCGACCTGGAACGCACACGGTGGTGGCGAGTACGCCGCTTCCGCCAACCAGGCCACCCGCGAACAGCAGATCGTGGTCGCCGAAAAGGTTCTCGCCTCCCAGGGTTGGGGCGCTTGGCCCTCGTGCTCCTCGCGGCTGGGTCTGAGCAGCGGACCGTCCGAGCGTGTCGCTCCCTCGGCGCCGAGCTGGGCTCCGCAGGTCAACGTGCCGCAGGTCCAGGATCCGAGCCAGGAAGTGTTCTCGGCCGTCGACCGCGCCCTCACCGTCGTGCAGCAGCAGGGCATCGCCGTGCCGCAGCAGGCTCTCGACTTCGTCAACGCCGCCAAGGGTTCTCAGCTGGACCCGGCCGTGATCGACTTCTTCCAGGCGAACAAGGGTCTGCTGCCCTCCTGA
- a CDS encoding helicase-associated domain-containing protein, whose product MIATDSLADWLGARTDAQLVKLLQLRPDLAVPLPASMSVLAVRAQQRASVLRAADDLDTLEFAIIEALTANEDARTIGAELTPLTRTTLHAQLKDRVTKTAFTAALTRLLDRALVWQVGDDLDLTPSAAEALPWPLGATTALPDALTEPEVTAALARVSPPERALLDKLATTGPRGRTRDAAPGTDPDRPVPRLLAARLLHRIDDETVELPVTVGQILRGEPVTDPHALAPPKPALVKNAATEVNAVGAGEVGELLRDASDLIEALGALPAPALRAGGLGVRELRRLAKQTGIDEQRTGLLLELLAAAKLVEKGLPEPTPDLDSTDDFWAPTPAADSWLDAPPATRWVTLAQAWLELDRMPWMIGLRDAADKPIAALSAELRVPHAVRDRAAILGLLAEYPTGTAVTPADIGRLLAWRMPRRRRHFRLDVVTATLAEAAVVGLLGRGALDSAGRALLHGSVAGAESEMAAALPKPVDHVLVQADLTVIAPGPLVPELRAKIALVADVESAGAATVYRVSDATVRRALDAGLTAAELHALFATHSRTPVPQSLTYLIDDVARRHGQLRVGLAQSFLRSDDPALLAQVLAAPVAETLALRAIAPTVAIALAPLAEMLDQLRKAGFAPAGEDSGGAIVDLRPRGARISVRPLARRPYRPTPPNDDQLAALVTELRAGERAAGARTGRSVRTDGTRTGTAATLALLQLAARVGRPVNIGYVDAQGVATQRVVEPLRVGNGQLDAVDPVSGATRHFTLHRIASVALLD is encoded by the coding sequence GTGATCGCGACAGACTCTCTCGCCGATTGGCTCGGTGCCCGCACCGATGCCCAGTTGGTGAAATTGCTGCAGTTGCGGCCCGACCTGGCGGTGCCGCTGCCCGCGTCGATGTCGGTGCTCGCCGTGCGCGCTCAGCAGCGCGCATCGGTGTTGCGTGCCGCCGACGATCTGGACACTCTCGAGTTCGCGATCATCGAGGCCCTGACAGCCAATGAGGACGCCCGCACGATCGGCGCCGAACTCACGCCGCTGACGCGCACCACCCTGCACGCCCAACTGAAGGACCGCGTCACCAAGACCGCGTTCACCGCCGCGCTGACCCGCCTGCTCGACCGCGCCCTCGTCTGGCAGGTCGGCGACGACCTCGACCTCACACCCAGCGCCGCCGAGGCGCTGCCCTGGCCGCTGGGCGCGACGACAGCGCTACCCGATGCCCTCACCGAACCCGAGGTGACCGCCGCGCTGGCTCGGGTGAGCCCGCCCGAACGCGCGCTGCTGGACAAACTCGCCACCACCGGCCCTCGGGGCCGCACCAGGGACGCCGCGCCCGGCACCGATCCCGACCGCCCGGTGCCGCGTCTGCTCGCCGCCCGGCTGCTGCATCGGATCGACGACGAGACCGTGGAGTTGCCCGTCACCGTGGGTCAGATCCTGCGCGGTGAACCCGTCACGGACCCGCACGCTCTCGCGCCGCCCAAGCCCGCACTCGTCAAGAACGCCGCCACCGAGGTGAACGCGGTCGGCGCGGGCGAGGTCGGCGAGCTGCTGCGCGACGCGAGCGACCTGATCGAGGCCCTCGGCGCACTGCCCGCGCCCGCCCTGCGCGCGGGCGGACTCGGTGTACGCGAGTTGCGCAGGCTGGCCAAGCAGACCGGTATCGACGAACAGCGCACCGGCCTGCTGCTCGAATTGCTGGCCGCCGCGAAACTCGTCGAGAAGGGTCTGCCGGAACCGACACCGGACCTCGACTCCACCGACGATTTCTGGGCCCCGACACCCGCTGCGGATTCCTGGCTCGACGCCCCACCCGCGACCCGCTGGGTGACGCTGGCGCAGGCGTGGCTGGAGCTGGATCGGATGCCCTGGATGATCGGGTTGCGCGATGCCGCCGACAAGCCGATCGCGGCCCTGTCGGCGGAGCTTCGGGTGCCGCACGCGGTGCGCGACCGCGCGGCGATCCTCGGCCTGCTCGCCGAGTACCCGACCGGCACCGCGGTGACACCCGCCGATATCGGCAGGCTGCTGGCGTGGCGAATGCCGCGCCGCCGCAGGCACTTCCGCCTCGACGTCGTCACCGCGACCCTCGCCGAGGCCGCGGTCGTCGGCCTGCTCGGCCGCGGCGCCCTCGACTCGGCGGGCCGCGCCCTGCTGCACGGTTCTGTCGCCGGCGCCGAGTCGGAAATGGCGGCGGCGCTGCCGAAACCGGTCGACCACGTGCTGGTGCAGGCCGACCTGACGGTGATCGCGCCCGGCCCCCTCGTGCCGGAACTGCGCGCCAAGATCGCGCTGGTCGCCGACGTCGAATCAGCGGGCGCCGCCACGGTGTACCGGGTCAGCGACGCCACGGTCCGTCGCGCGCTCGACGCCGGTCTCACCGCCGCCGAACTGCACGCGTTGTTCGCCACCCACTCCCGCACTCCCGTGCCGCAGTCGCTGACCTACCTGATCGACGATGTCGCCCGTCGCCACGGCCAGCTCCGGGTCGGCCTGGCTCAGTCCTTCCTGCGCAGCGACGATCCGGCGCTGCTGGCGCAGGTCCTCGCCGCTCCGGTGGCCGAAACCCTGGCACTGCGCGCGATCGCCCCCACGGTGGCGATCGCCCTGGCGCCGCTGGCCGAGATGCTCGACCAGCTCCGCAAAGCGGGCTTCGCCCCCGCGGGCGAGGATTCCGGCGGCGCCATCGTCGACCTGCGGCCACGTGGCGCCCGCATCTCGGTTCGTCCGCTGGCCCGCAGGCCCTATCGACCGACCCCGCCGAACGACGACCAGCTCGCCGCGCTGGTCACCGAACTGCGCGCGGGCGAACGCGCGGCGGGCGCCCGCACCGGACGCTCGGTGCGCACCGACGGCACCCGCACCGGCACCGCGGCCACCCTCGCGCTCCTGCAGTTGGCAGCGCGAGTGGGCCGACCGGTGAACATCGGCTACGTGGACGCCCAGGGGGTAGCCACCCAACGGGTGGTCGAGCCGCTGCGGGTGGGCAACGGCCAGCTGGACGCGGTGGACCCGGTGAGCGGGGCGACCCGCCATTTCACCCTCCACCGCATCGCGTCGGTGGCCCTGCTCGATTAG
- a CDS encoding DUF2771 domain-containing protein, with product MSKLNARTIVALVAAGLLAVVAVTAVWVGVAVSKAPAHNPQLTAYAHGTTITVDPFMYCTVRMENCRYGETAPLEVPVGDPVQLSLPDAVSESPWLIQLIYQRPSGEQLDRVLSFADYPNRARALTIESKPEPDLRLIGIEVQLPILARDIATGQESYIPHAAWSIVTPEPEQ from the coding sequence GTGAGCAAGCTCAACGCTCGAACGATCGTCGCGCTGGTCGCGGCCGGACTACTCGCGGTCGTCGCGGTGACCGCGGTGTGGGTGGGGGTGGCGGTGTCGAAGGCGCCCGCGCACAATCCCCAGCTCACCGCGTACGCGCACGGCACGACGATCACCGTCGACCCGTTCATGTATTGCACGGTGCGGATGGAGAACTGCCGGTACGGCGAGACCGCGCCACTGGAGGTCCCCGTCGGTGACCCCGTGCAGCTCTCGCTGCCCGACGCCGTCTCCGAGTCCCCCTGGCTGATCCAGCTGATCTACCAGCGCCCCAGCGGCGAACAGCTGGACCGGGTGCTCAGCTTCGCCGACTACCCCAACCGTGCCAGGGCGCTCACCATCGAGTCGAAGCCGGAACCCGACCTGCGCCTGATCGGCATCGAGGTACAGCTCCCCATCCTGGCGCGCGATATCGCCACCGGCCAGGAAAGCTACATCCCGCACGCCGCCTGGTCGATAGTCACGCCGGAACCCGAGCAATAA
- a CDS encoding LppU/SCO3897 family protein, which yields MIFPEKRLLARIVLGPVAAMALVGAVVSCSSDDASSANAVAVGSCVEVGDNAAGAMKATVGDCSSATSNYRIVQVGADCAADNAAFDGTVGDAKSSLCLAPNFAEGSCYAEAGKRPAKTVDCTAADASFKVVKRIDGQTDELLCGMDATQFRTVPDPKTTFCMAKP from the coding sequence GTGATTTTCCCGGAGAAGCGGCTGTTGGCGCGGATCGTGCTCGGTCCGGTGGCCGCGATGGCCCTGGTCGGTGCGGTGGTTTCGTGCTCGTCCGATGATGCGTCGTCGGCGAACGCCGTCGCGGTGGGGTCGTGCGTGGAGGTCGGTGACAACGCCGCCGGCGCGATGAAGGCGACGGTCGGCGACTGCTCGTCGGCGACGTCGAACTACCGGATCGTGCAGGTCGGGGCGGACTGCGCTGCCGACAACGCCGCGTTCGACGGCACGGTCGGGGACGCGAAGAGCTCGCTGTGCCTGGCACCGAACTTCGCCGAGGGCAGCTGCTACGCGGAGGCCGGGAAGCGGCCCGCGAAGACCGTCGACTGTACGGCGGCCGACGCCTCGTTCAAGGTGGTCAAGCGGATCGACGGGCAGACCGACGAGCTGCTGTGCGGGATGGACGCCACGCAGTTCCGGACGGTTCCCGACCCGAAGACCACGTTCTGCATGGCCAAGCCCTAA
- a CDS encoding DUF3239 domain-containing protein, which produces MRRFEFVVDREHAHAVNETFTGLRRLRLVALLVAALAVAVTVALVWSGQAWGFLLAGVCVLIAAIALWVALWTPHRSSIEKLYHDGVLVPAVISDAEPGAIVLLALVDIAEPAAPERSWALITRKVRTLPGHAPRPGERVPAVAVRTDRAPRQVGERWQLVTAMPIAWGTRDDAVIERACDAINEVEWRLLTQNLALASRVKRTATKRLLLDPQQLPSDLG; this is translated from the coding sequence GTGCGCCGCTTCGAATTCGTGGTCGACCGAGAACACGCTCATGCGGTGAACGAGACGTTCACCGGGTTGCGCAGGTTGCGCCTGGTGGCGTTGCTGGTCGCCGCTCTCGCCGTCGCGGTCACCGTGGCACTGGTGTGGAGCGGACAGGCCTGGGGGTTTCTGCTCGCGGGGGTGTGCGTGCTCATCGCGGCCATCGCCCTGTGGGTGGCGTTGTGGACGCCACACCGCTCCAGCATCGAGAAGCTCTACCACGACGGTGTGCTCGTTCCCGCCGTCATCAGTGATGCCGAGCCGGGCGCCATCGTGTTGCTCGCCCTGGTCGACATCGCCGAACCGGCCGCGCCGGAGCGCAGTTGGGCCTTGATCACCCGCAAGGTGCGCACACTGCCCGGACACGCCCCGCGCCCGGGCGAGCGGGTGCCCGCCGTCGCGGTGCGCACCGACCGCGCGCCGCGCCAGGTCGGCGAACGCTGGCAGCTGGTCACCGCCATGCCGATCGCCTGGGGAACCCGTGACGACGCGGTGATCGAGCGAGCGTGCGACGCCATCAACGAGGTCGAATGGCGGCTGCTCACCCAGAACCTGGCGCTGGCTTCGCGCGTGAAACGCACCGCGACCAAGCGACTGCTGCTCGACCCGCAGCAGCTGCCCTCCGACCTGGGCTAA
- a CDS encoding glutaminyl-peptide cyclotransferase yields MKCNRSSLAVAVLVSVLGAGACSGPEEPGPPRWRVEVIGSSPHDPQAFTQGLEVIDGVRYESTGMWGVSTARATDQRTGTETARVALPGRVFGEGMTRAGAIVWQLTWQDGFAIARDPVTLAETGRAGYQGEGWGLCAQPQRLVMSDGTGTLTFRDPVTFAQTGSVTLSGYRDPKPNELDCAEDGTVYANNYPTDEILRIDPETGRILAVIDAGGLLTPAERAGTDVLNGIAHLPGTDRFLLTGKYWPRMFEVRFVGE; encoded by the coding sequence ATGAAGTGCAATCGCAGTTCGTTGGCCGTCGCAGTGCTGGTCAGTGTGCTCGGCGCGGGGGCTTGTAGCGGCCCTGAGGAGCCCGGACCGCCGCGGTGGCGAGTCGAGGTGATCGGCTCGTCACCGCACGATCCGCAGGCCTTCACCCAGGGCCTGGAAGTGATCGACGGCGTGCGTTACGAGAGCACCGGAATGTGGGGCGTGTCGACCGCGCGGGCCACCGACCAGCGCACGGGCACCGAAACGGCCCGGGTGGCGCTGCCGGGCCGGGTGTTCGGCGAGGGCATGACCAGGGCGGGCGCGATCGTGTGGCAGCTCACCTGGCAGGACGGTTTCGCCATCGCCCGCGACCCGGTGACCCTCGCGGAGACCGGTCGCGCCGGCTATCAGGGTGAGGGCTGGGGATTGTGCGCACAGCCACAGCGGCTGGTGATGAGCGACGGCACCGGCACGCTCACCTTCCGCGACCCGGTGACGTTCGCGCAGACCGGCTCGGTGACGCTGTCGGGCTACCGCGATCCGAAGCCGAACGAACTCGACTGCGCCGAGGACGGCACCGTCTACGCGAACAACTATCCGACGGACGAGATTCTGCGCATCGATCCCGAGACCGGCCGGATTCTGGCCGTGATCGACGCGGGCGGACTGCTCACCCCCGCCGAACGCGCGGGCACCGATGTGCTCAACGGCATCGCTCACCTGCCCGGCACCGATCGATTCCTGCTGACCGGCAAGTACTGGCCGCGCATGTTCGAAGTGCGATTCGTCGGGGAATAA
- a CDS encoding M1 family metallopeptidase: MRWSAGLCVVFAVVALGVRPAAADSAWIGAPGLGDPYYPLDGNGGYDVTHYDVSIDYEPGEHYLRGTARVDGRVTQPLAQFNLDYSGPEVLMVTVNGQPAGFAHDGAHELVVTPLLPLPPGLAMRIVVDYAGEAADTEGKGWTHAPNGGAFAVGEPHSASTWYPLNDTPLDKATFTLHATVPADWEVMSTGDRTEHVMRDGRLHTTWETRQPTIGYLTTVAVDHFTFLEQRRANGTAVLSAFAPESGGNREDEQRLPEILDFLESLYGPYPFDVAGGIYVDTELPFSLETQTRPTYAPWTDLNTVVHELAHQWWGDTMSVRQWSDICLNECFASYTADYLWPERIDGADVDTEYRETIAEYLDEPEFWKIALAAPGVENEFTSVYYRGPLFLHALRKLIGEDVFFTAINDFVNAHRDGHASMPEFRAFLQTRTSMPLGEFLAEWLDGTRPPRDAFLYPGTLHP, encoded by the coding sequence ATGCGATGGTCGGCCGGGTTGTGCGTGGTGTTCGCGGTGGTGGCGCTGGGAGTTCGTCCGGCAGCGGCGGATTCGGCCTGGATCGGGGCACCGGGGCTGGGTGATCCGTACTATCCGCTCGACGGGAACGGGGGCTACGACGTCACGCACTACGACGTGTCGATCGACTACGAACCCGGTGAGCACTACCTGCGCGGCACGGCCCGCGTCGACGGTCGCGTCACTCAGCCCCTGGCGCAGTTCAATCTGGACTACAGCGGGCCCGAGGTGCTGATGGTGACCGTCAACGGTCAGCCCGCCGGGTTCGCCCACGACGGTGCGCACGAGCTGGTGGTCACACCGCTGCTCCCGCTGCCGCCGGGGCTGGCGATGCGGATCGTCGTCGACTACGCCGGCGAGGCCGCCGACACCGAGGGCAAGGGCTGGACGCACGCGCCCAACGGTGGCGCGTTCGCCGTGGGCGAGCCGCACAGCGCCAGCACCTGGTATCCGCTCAACGACACCCCCTTGGACAAGGCCACTTTCACGCTGCACGCCACGGTGCCCGCCGACTGGGAAGTCATGTCGACCGGTGATCGCACCGAGCACGTGATGCGCGACGGTCGGCTGCACACCACCTGGGAGACGCGACAGCCCACGATCGGCTACCTGACCACGGTCGCGGTGGACCACTTCACCTTCCTCGAACAACGGCGCGCGAACGGAACCGCGGTGCTGAGCGCGTTCGCGCCGGAATCGGGCGGCAATCGCGAAGACGAGCAGCGGCTGCCCGAGATCCTCGATTTCCTCGAAAGCCTGTACGGTCCCTACCCGTTCGACGTGGCCGGTGGCATCTATGTGGATACGGAGCTGCCGTTCTCGCTGGAGACCCAGACCCGGCCGACCTACGCGCCGTGGACCGATCTGAACACCGTGGTGCACGAGCTAGCCCATCAGTGGTGGGGCGACACGATGTCGGTGCGGCAGTGGTCCGACATCTGCCTCAACGAGTGCTTCGCCAGCTATACCGCCGACTACCTGTGGCCGGAGCGGATCGACGGTGCCGACGTGGACACCGAGTATCGCGAGACCATCGCGGAATACCTGGACGAGCCCGAGTTCTGGAAGATCGCGCTGGCCGCTCCCGGTGTCGAGAACGAGTTCACCTCCGTCTACTACCGCGGCCCGCTGTTCCTGCACGCGCTACGCAAGTTGATCGGTGAGGACGTGTTTTTCACCGCGATCAACGATTTCGTGAACGCGCATCGCGACGGCCACGCCTCGATGCCGGAGTTCCGGGCGTTCCTGCAGACCCGAACCTCGATGCCGCTGGGCGAGTTCCTGGCCGAATGGCTGGACGGGACGAGGCCACCGCGTGACGCGTTCCTCTACCCGGGCACCCTGCACCCCTAG
- a CDS encoding cold-shock protein, translated as MPTGRVKWYDVEKGFGFLSQDEGEDVYVRSSALPEGVEGLKPGQRVEFGMAAGRRGPQALSVTVLEAPPTVARDRDRGQAPARKDAGPRKTPDELHGLVEDMITLLESTVQPDLRRGKYPDRKMSQRISEVVRAVARELDH; from the coding sequence GTGCCGACCGGCCGGGTGAAGTGGTACGACGTCGAGAAGGGCTTCGGCTTCCTGTCTCAAGACGAGGGCGAGGACGTCTATGTCCGCTCGTCCGCGCTGCCCGAGGGCGTCGAGGGACTCAAGCCCGGACAGCGTGTCGAATTCGGCATGGCCGCCGGTCGCCGTGGGCCGCAGGCGCTCAGCGTGACCGTGCTGGAGGCGCCGCCGACCGTCGCCCGCGACCGCGACCGTGGACAGGCGCCCGCGCGCAAGGACGCCGGGCCGCGTAAAACGCCCGACGAACTGCACGGCCTGGTCGAGGACATGATCACGCTGCTCGAGAGCACAGTGCAGCCGGATCTGCGACGGGGCAAGTACCCGGATCGCAAGATGTCGCAGCGTATTTCCGAGGTCGTGCGAGCCGTGGCACGCGAACTCGATCACTGA
- a CDS encoding DUF3027 domain-containing protein has protein sequence MSAVSVSESGVRPVLADAAEVARRALVALEPDGVGVHLGVSAEDDTAATHRFEATLPGYRGWQWAVVVAAPPGADHATVSESALLPALDALIAPDFVPWEQRVRPGDLGPGDLLATPADDPRLVPGYVATGDPVIDEVAREVGLGRVQVLSLEGRADAAQRWYTEYGPETEMAKAAPGTCGMCGFYLPLAGALRESFGVCGNAMGADGHVVHIEYGCGAHSDVVAPSGNGSPLYEAFDDHAVDFVEIVRPAVEDAIDKAESAAAAEDTASTAGAQALAEDSVSEVATEATSEDVASKVATQGAEDSVSAVAPQNSAEDSAKKVAHQPVAEDSATAVESQAVAEGSATEAVAQVAAEDSATTVDDVVADADSATAVVEVVAEASADPAIEVVEVAAGTIATVPAGSDTEEATDQSPADALTEVGAAAAERAGDQQETAEAVAVAAADAERSALAEGSLPETSDEVIAAELASDTDVPTETVPAAELGVGDESAAAETGVVSDAEVESDTETAAAGAAAASATEATPDAEAAAETAEVSADAAAEGAASVSGGAESGESAASADLSEHGSSVSR, from the coding sequence GTGAGCGCAGTATCTGTTTCGGAGTCCGGCGTGCGTCCCGTTCTGGCCGACGCGGCCGAGGTCGCACGTCGTGCGCTCGTCGCGTTGGAACCCGACGGGGTAGGAGTCCATCTGGGGGTGAGCGCCGAGGACGACACCGCGGCCACCCACCGGTTCGAGGCGACCCTGCCCGGCTACCGCGGCTGGCAGTGGGCCGTCGTGGTCGCCGCGCCCCCCGGCGCCGACCACGCGACGGTGAGCGAGTCGGCGTTGCTGCCTGCCCTCGATGCCCTGATCGCCCCCGATTTCGTCCCGTGGGAGCAGCGGGTCCGCCCCGGCGACCTCGGCCCCGGCGACCTGCTCGCGACGCCCGCCGACGACCCCCGCCTGGTCCCCGGCTACGTCGCCACCGGCGACCCGGTGATCGACGAGGTGGCGCGCGAGGTCGGCCTCGGCCGCGTCCAGGTGCTCAGCCTGGAAGGCCGCGCCGACGCCGCCCAGCGCTGGTACACCGAGTACGGCCCCGAAACCGAGATGGCCAAGGCCGCCCCCGGCACCTGCGGCATGTGCGGCTTCTACCTGCCACTGGCCGGCGCCCTGCGCGAGTCCTTCGGCGTCTGCGGCAACGCGATGGGCGCCGACGGCCACGTCGTCCACATCGAATACGGCTGCGGCGCCCACTCCGACGTGGTCGCCCCCAGCGGCAACGGATCCCCCCTGTACGAGGCGTTCGACGACCACGCGGTGGATTTCGTGGAAATCGTCCGCCCGGCTGTGGAGGACGCGATCGACAAGGCCGAGTCCGCGGCGGCAGCCGAGGACACGGCATCGACGGCTGGGGCCCAGGCTCTCGCTGAGGACTCCGTATCGGAGGTAGCGACCGAGGCGACTTCCGAAGACGTGGCATCGAAGGTTGCGACACAGGGTGCTGAGGATTCGGTATCGGCGGTTGCGCCCCAGAACTCTGCCGAGGACTCCGCGAAGAAGGTTGCGCACCAGCCGGTTGCCGAGGATTCCGCAACGGCGGTTGAATCCCAGGCGGTGGCCGAGGGATCGGCGACGGAGGCCGTGGCACAGGTGGCTGCTGAGGATTCGGCGACAACGGTTGACGATGTCGTGGCGGACGCTGACTCGGCCACGGCGGTCGTGGAGGTTGTCGCGGAAGCGTCCGCCGATCCGGCCATCGAGGTGGTCGAGGTGGCGGCGGGGACGATCGCCACTGTCCCGGCCGGCTCGGATACCGAGGAAGCGACCGATCAGAGCCCCGCTGACGCGTTGACCGAGGTCGGTGCGGCCGCGGCGGAGCGTGCGGGTGACCAGCAGGAAACCGCAGAGGCCGTAGCGGTCGCCGCCGCGGATGCCGAGCGTTCGGCGCTCGCCGAGGGCAGCCTGCCGGAGACGTCTGACGAGGTCATCGCCGCCGAACTGGCTTCGGACACCGATGTTCCTACCGAGACTGTCCCGGCCGCGGAACTCGGCGTCGGCGACGAATCGGCTGCCGCTGAGACCGGAGTTGTCTCGGATGCGGAGGTCGAGTCGGACACGGAGACGGCTGCCGCCGGCGCGGCGGCCGCGTCGGCGACCGAGGCTACGCCGGACGCGGAGGCTGCCGCCGAAACCGCGGAGGTGAGTGCCGATGCTGCCGCGGAAGGTGCGGCATCGGTGTCGGGTGGAGCGGAATCCGGCGAGTCGGCCGCGTCGGCTGATCTGAGTGAGCACGGATCGTCGGTGTCGCGCTGA
- a CDS encoding MFS transporter gives MTTPRDPSGPDRGRRDGTAADPHPGYGQYPPRAPRKVFPRPERSLPAEPPTVRSKSLFRRHRPVDPGASTTPVPDAAPTARSSDDHPKSRPPFGDRRDPVAPRDEHPRDRPPLDDRARPAAPRDEQWPADQPTGPDGTRPFPRDEGVDDPVNQRVPRKLTVTRVAAMRSRELTERGIATFQRAAKADGADQSGLTALTYATMANFALDAAIAVALANTLFFASATAESKTKVALYLLITIAPFALIAPLIGPLLDRLQRGRRLALATTFGLRAAFALLLIFNIDTWGLYPLALCMMVGSKSFAVLKSAVTPRVLPPDIDLVRTNSRLTVFGLVGGTIGAGALAALTALIAGSTGALIFATGIAVAGVFLSLRIPRWVEVTEGEVPATLTYHGPDAHTEVIHRGEQSSVPPRKRRQPLGRAVVTGLWGNSSIRVLTGFLTFYIAFVAKGSGGSPTEQAAMLGLVGAAAAIGNFGGNATGARLQLGRPSPVVLGCTGACAVVALFAAFTGNLFGAAVAALVASAASALAKVSLDAAIQDDLPPESIASGFGRSETVLQLSWVVGGAAGVLMPIEYWKGFALISVILLAGLLQTFVSYTGHSLLPGLGGNRPQHIEQEVPNIHPRGTGDPTW, from the coding sequence GTGACTACGCCCCGCGATCCATCCGGTCCTGACCGTGGTCGCCGGGACGGTACTGCCGCCGACCCACATCCCGGCTACGGGCAGTACCCGCCGCGCGCACCGCGCAAGGTCTTCCCCCGGCCCGAACGGTCGCTGCCGGCCGAGCCGCCGACGGTCCGGTCGAAAAGCCTGTTCCGGCGCCACCGCCCCGTCGACCCCGGCGCCTCGACCACACCCGTGCCCGACGCGGCACCCACCGCACGCTCGTCGGATGACCATCCGAAGAGCCGACCGCCTTTCGGCGATCGGCGCGACCCGGTCGCGCCACGGGACGAGCATCCGCGGGATCGACCGCCGTTGGACGATCGGGCCCGACCAGCCGCCCCGCGCGACGAGCAATGGCCCGCCGACCAGCCGACCGGCCCGGACGGCACCCGTCCGTTTCCTCGCGACGAAGGCGTCGACGACCCGGTCAACCAGCGCGTCCCCCGCAAACTCACCGTCACCCGCGTAGCCGCCATGCGCAGCCGCGAACTCACCGAACGCGGCATCGCCACCTTCCAGCGCGCCGCCAAGGCCGACGGCGCCGACCAGTCCGGCCTGACCGCGCTCACCTACGCCACCATGGCGAACTTCGCACTCGACGCCGCGATCGCCGTCGCCCTGGCCAACACCCTGTTCTTCGCCAGCGCCACCGCCGAATCCAAGACCAAGGTGGCCCTGTACCTGCTGATCACCATCGCGCCGTTCGCGCTGATCGCGCCGCTGATCGGCCCGCTGCTCGACCGGTTGCAACGCGGTCGCAGACTGGCGCTGGCGACGACCTTCGGCCTGCGGGCGGCTTTCGCGCTGCTGCTGATCTTCAACATCGACACCTGGGGCTTGTATCCGCTGGCTCTGTGCATGATGGTCGGCTCGAAGTCCTTCGCCGTGCTCAAGAGCGCGGTGACGCCACGCGTGCTGCCACCGGATATCGACCTGGTGCGCACCAATTCCCGGCTCACCGTGTTCGGCCTGGTCGGCGGCACCATCGGCGCGGGCGCCCTGGCCGCGCTGACCGCCCTGATCGCGGGTTCCACCGGCGCGTTGATCTTCGCCACCGGCATCGCCGTCGCGGGTGTGTTCCTCAGCTTGCGCATTCCGCGCTGGGTCGAGGTGACCGAGGGAGAGGTCCCCGCGACACTGACCTACCACGGCCCCGACGCGCACACCGAGGTCATCCACCGCGGCGAGCAGTCCTCGGTGCCGCCACGGAAACGACGTCAGCCGCTGGGCCGCGCGGTGGTCACCGGTCTGTGGGGCAACAGTTCGATCCGCGTGCTCACCGGCTTCCTCACCTTCTACATCGCCTTCGTCGCCAAGGGTTCGGGCGGTAGCCCCACCGAACAGGCGGCGATGCTCGGCCTGGTCGGGGCGGCGGCGGCCATCGGCAACTTCGGCGGCAACGCGACCGGCGCGCGACTGCAACTGGGCAGGCCGTCGCCGGTGGTGCTCGGCTGCACCGGCGCGTGCGCGGTGGTCGCGCTGTTCGCCGCGTTCACCGGGAATCTGTTCGGCGCCGCCGTAGCCGCGCTGGTGGCCTCGGCGGCGAGCGCGCTCGCGAAGGTCTCCCTCGACGCCGCCATCCAGGACGACCTCCCCCCGGAATCGATCGCGTCCGGGTTCGGCCGTTCGGAGACCGTGCTGCAACTGAGCTGGGTCGTGGGCGGGGCGGCCGGTGTGCTGATGCCGATCGAGTACTGGAAGGGTTTCGCCTTGATCAGCGTGATCCTGCTGGCCGGACTGCTCCAGACGTTCGTCAGCTATACCGGGCACTCCCTGCTGCCGGGTCTGGGTGGCAATCGCCCCCAGCACATCGAGCAGGAAGTGCCCAACATTCATCCGAGAGGGACAGGAGACCCCACCTGGTGA